One genomic region from Halococcus qingdaonensis encodes:
- a CDS encoding nucleotide sugar dehydrogenase — MSSVCVHGLGYIGLPTAAMLADSGHDVTGYDVDTDLIDRLDRGEVPVDEPGLDEFVTDALADGLSVSHDVPAADYHLVCVPTPLDGDRADLAYVESAAGTVAEVLRAGDTVILESTVPPGTTVETVAPILERSSHSVGEFSLAYSPETVLPGNVIAELRANDRAVGGIDERSVERAAALYGSFVEGDLRTTANPTLAEFVKLIQNTYRDVNIALANELAMIAADYELDAREAISLANHHPRVELHQPGPGVGGHCIPIDPLFLGQSSENLDLIERAREINDGMAEYVTDLLDDELDSLAESSVAILGVAYKGNVADARESPGLRLAEVLQARTQVAGAAGAGTAGVDVRLHDPYVTDQRFALAPFDEAFAGADAIVVATNHDEYAALDPEDVAARLAGNVVVDAKGLLDRDRWEAAGLRVVRL; from the coding sequence ATGAGCTCGGTCTGCGTGCACGGACTCGGCTATATTGGTCTGCCGACGGCGGCGATGCTCGCCGACAGCGGCCACGACGTCACGGGTTACGACGTCGATACGGACCTGATCGACCGACTCGATCGCGGCGAGGTGCCCGTCGACGAACCGGGGCTCGACGAGTTCGTCACGGACGCGCTCGCGGACGGGCTGTCGGTCTCCCACGACGTGCCGGCGGCCGACTACCACCTCGTCTGCGTGCCGACGCCGCTCGACGGCGATCGGGCCGACCTCGCGTACGTCGAGAGCGCCGCCGGGACGGTCGCCGAAGTGCTCCGGGCGGGCGACACGGTGATCCTCGAATCCACCGTCCCGCCGGGGACGACGGTCGAGACGGTCGCGCCGATCCTCGAACGATCCAGCCACTCCGTCGGCGAGTTCTCGCTCGCGTACTCGCCCGAGACCGTGCTGCCGGGCAACGTCATCGCGGAGCTACGCGCGAACGACCGCGCGGTCGGCGGCATCGACGAGCGGTCGGTCGAGCGCGCGGCCGCGCTGTACGGCTCGTTCGTCGAGGGCGACCTCCGAACGACGGCGAACCCGACGCTTGCAGAGTTCGTCAAACTCATACAGAACACGTATCGCGACGTGAACATCGCGCTGGCGAACGAGCTGGCGATGATCGCGGCCGACTACGAACTCGACGCGCGCGAGGCGATCTCGCTCGCGAACCATCACCCACGGGTCGAGCTCCACCAGCCTGGTCCCGGCGTGGGCGGTCACTGCATCCCCATCGATCCGCTCTTTTTGGGCCAGAGCTCGGAGAACCTCGACCTCATCGAGCGGGCCCGTGAGATCAACGACGGGATGGCCGAGTACGTCACCGATCTGCTCGACGACGAACTGGATTCGCTGGCGGAGTCGTCGGTGGCGATCCTCGGCGTCGCCTACAAGGGCAACGTCGCCGACGCACGCGAGAGCCCCGGGCTGCGCCTCGCCGAGGTGCTCCAGGCCCGGACGCAGGTGGCGGGAGCCGCCGGAGCGGGCACGGCGGGCGTCGACGTTCGCCTGCACGATCCGTACGTCACCGATCAGCGGTTCGCGCTCGCCCCCTTCGACGAGGCGTTCGCAGGGGCCGACGCGATCGTCGTCGCCACCAACCACGACGAGTACGCCGCGCTCGATCCGGAGGACGTCGCGGCGCGGCTCGCGGGGAACGTCGTCGTGGACGCGAAGGGACTGCTCGACAGGGATCGATGGGAAGCGGCCGGACTGCGGGTTGTCCGGCTATGA
- a CDS encoding sulfatase produces the protein MRQPNVVWITLESTRADHTTMGGYARDTTPNLDRIAGATRGRSFDNCHTHGIWTLASSASILTGTTPTHHGAGMQNDAIPDELDTVPERLQRAGYRTTCLSPNSHLSGGTDLDRGFDEFTWLSADTLVQEAGPRILLKYLRNCRRHGPGLTTDTRKHGTGFVMNEIAKRRIGSYAGSDEPFFLYAHYGDPHHPYHPPRRFLEPYADDFEMSIDEALAFGQYHHDNFHQLIADGCELGDDEWNVLHALYDAEIAHTDELVGDLFAHIRGLDLDNTVFVVTADHGELFGEQGMLAHLVVADDAVTHIPCIVHGADALVDHDGETVQHADLMTTLLESADANTTGMQGVDLREETREHTLTQRGAKRTLKNLDRFEELNPEFDRERYHEATLHALRTDEFKYLKSEERAELFALPDETSDVSDGESAVVENLDDELETILETDGQPISTEDRDGEFTDAMKQQLSDLGYLVD, from the coding sequence ATGCGACAGCCAAACGTCGTCTGGATAACCCTCGAAAGCACCCGTGCCGATCACACCACGATGGGTGGCTACGCACGCGATACGACGCCCAACCTCGACCGCATCGCCGGGGCCACGCGCGGACGCTCGTTCGACAACTGCCACACGCACGGCATCTGGACGCTCGCGTCGAGCGCGTCGATCCTCACCGGCACGACACCCACCCACCACGGGGCAGGCATGCAGAACGACGCCATCCCCGATGAGCTCGACACGGTGCCCGAACGGCTTCAACGCGCCGGCTACCGAACGACCTGTCTCTCGCCGAACTCTCATCTGAGCGGTGGCACCGATCTCGATCGCGGCTTCGACGAGTTCACGTGGCTGAGCGCCGACACGCTGGTCCAGGAAGCCGGCCCGCGCATCCTGCTCAAATACTTGCGCAACTGCCGTCGCCACGGCCCCGGGCTGACGACTGACACCAGGAAACACGGGACCGGGTTCGTGATGAACGAGATCGCGAAGCGCCGCATCGGCTCGTACGCCGGAAGCGACGAGCCGTTCTTCCTCTACGCCCACTACGGCGACCCCCACCATCCCTACCACCCGCCACGGCGCTTCTTGGAACCCTACGCCGACGATTTCGAGATGAGCATCGACGAGGCGCTCGCGTTCGGCCAGTACCACCACGACAACTTCCACCAGCTCATCGCCGACGGCTGCGAGCTCGGCGACGACGAGTGGAACGTCCTCCACGCTCTCTACGACGCCGAGATCGCCCACACGGACGAGCTGGTCGGCGATCTCTTCGCCCACATCAGGGGGCTCGATCTCGATAACACCGTCTTCGTCGTCACCGCCGATCACGGCGAGCTGTTCGGCGAACAGGGGATGCTCGCCCACCTCGTCGTCGCCGACGACGCCGTGACTCACATCCCCTGCATCGTCCACGGTGCCGACGCGCTCGTCGATCACGACGGCGAGACCGTCCAGCACGCAGATCTGATGACGACGCTGCTCGAATCCGCCGACGCGAACACGACGGGGATGCAGGGTGTCGATCTGCGCGAGGAAACGCGCGAGCACACCCTCACCCAGCGCGGCGCGAAGCGCACGCTGAAAAACCTGGATCGGTTCGAAGAACTGAACCCCGAATTCGATCGGGAGCGCTACCACGAAGCGACGCTGCACGCGCTTCGCACTGACGAGTTCAAATATCTGAAAAGCGAGGAGCGCGCCGAACTGTTCGCTCTCCCCGACGAGACCAGCGACGTCTCCGACGGTGAGTCCGCGGTCGTCGAGAATCTGGACGACGAACTCGAAACGATCCTCGAAACGGATGGCCAACCGATCTCGACGGAGGATCGCGACGGAGAGTTCACGGACGCGATGAAGCAACAGCTCTCCGATCTCGGCTATCTGGTCGACTGA
- a CDS encoding methionyl-tRNA formyltransferase-like protein, which yields MSERLRVGVLANPMLTRFEEEALENVAALDGVTIDEVVVDGSVTEGSALAAGADAVNQGTSISLSDLKLFVDVVHESGLKAFIHGDEKLGWLLGETEQMDWLQSRPVTEVDCLREASIRECEPVSAGGAWNTLPDDVTSDLGDSCDVVIRFGFGLLKGPILDAPEHGVLSVHTSDIREYRGMGHKISFVNDDPSAAITLQQLSEEIDGGRIVTVMSRELPPTPTLDDVWDTVYTLQTEVFAAGIEQLQAGDSPSQPDELGPYYPHSLQQRNPRFVARLLVKNNWRRLQKRLS from the coding sequence ATGAGCGAACGACTGCGCGTCGGCGTGCTGGCGAACCCGATGCTCACCCGGTTCGAAGAGGAAGCGCTCGAAAACGTCGCCGCGCTCGACGGGGTGACGATCGACGAGGTGGTCGTCGATGGATCGGTGACGGAGGGATCGGCGCTCGCGGCGGGGGCCGATGCGGTCAATCAGGGCACCAGCATCTCGCTCTCGGATCTCAAACTGTTCGTCGACGTGGTCCACGAGAGCGGGCTGAAGGCGTTCATCCACGGCGACGAGAAGCTCGGCTGGCTGCTTGGCGAGACCGAGCAGATGGACTGGCTTCAGTCCCGACCCGTCACCGAAGTCGACTGCCTGCGAGAGGCATCGATTCGCGAGTGTGAGCCGGTGTCGGCCGGCGGAGCCTGGAACACGCTGCCCGACGACGTGACTTCGGATCTCGGTGACTCCTGCGACGTGGTGATTCGCTTCGGCTTCGGCCTGCTCAAGGGGCCGATCCTAGATGCTCCAGAACATGGCGTTCTCAGCGTTCACACGAGCGATATCCGGGAGTATCGCGGTATGGGCCATAAGATCTCGTTCGTGAACGACGATCCGAGCGCCGCGATCACGCTCCAGCAACTCTCGGAGGAAATCGACGGCGGGCGCATCGTCACGGTCATGTCACGCGAACTGCCTCCCACACCCACGCTCGACGACGTGTGGGACACGGTCTACACGCTCCAGACAGAGGTCTTCGCCGCCGGCATCGAACAACTCCAGGCGGGAGACAGTCCGTCACAGCCGGACGAACTGGGACCGTACTACCCACACAGTCTCCAGCAGCGCAACCCGCGGTTCGTCGCGCGACTGCTCGTGAAGAACAACTGGCGGCGGCTGCAAAAGCGTCTGTCGTGA
- a CDS encoding oligosaccharide flippase family protein, giving the protein MTSNEDMADDRTGLTGVVSSASLVLVGSLLGSSSKLVERVIIARLLPPGAYGQVSLGIAVMSLGLTLGIAGFDQGVPRFMSRFDDERDRRGTWLTGLALSAVVTLIVTAVLLFRLEWIIDTIFDGTAPLELVALFVLAIPVLVGQKIGVGGVRGFENTIYRTYARDLLYNGLRLGLLVALLFAGFGVFAAGYAYVIAGAAGFIAIHYFLNRLLSLRGPVRMHGRQLLWFSLPLLFSAAVTKLLSQIDTIMLGAYLSNASVGIYDVAYPLALGLGVIFSSFGFIYLPLTSRFDASGRRGELDRVHKLTAKWTVLVGFPVFLTFATFPTDIVDVVFGDEYIGQGVGATLAILSSGFFVSGMAGYCQNALSGLGYTRSILAVNVISAIANIVLNVLLIPRYGIVGAAAASALSFATLNWVAFAFLYRVAGISPFSRYTVKMYVFLPLLLFPPSFALSSAVSLNLLTIPVFGVAAGIATLVVCAMTGCFQPEDEIPLELVEDRLGVRIPYIRRYIPDEN; this is encoded by the coding sequence ATGACGAGCAACGAGGACATGGCCGACGACCGGACCGGTCTCACGGGAGTGGTATCGAGCGCCAGCCTCGTACTCGTCGGAAGTCTGCTCGGCTCCTCCTCGAAACTCGTCGAGCGTGTCATCATCGCACGATTGCTCCCACCCGGTGCCTACGGCCAGGTCAGCCTCGGCATCGCCGTGATGAGTCTCGGGCTCACTCTCGGCATCGCCGGTTTCGATCAGGGGGTCCCGCGATTCATGTCGCGCTTCGATGACGAGCGCGACAGACGCGGCACGTGGCTCACCGGATTGGCCCTCTCGGCGGTCGTCACGCTGATCGTTACGGCTGTGCTCCTCTTTCGCCTCGAATGGATCATCGACACGATCTTCGACGGCACGGCCCCGCTGGAGCTGGTCGCGCTGTTCGTCCTCGCCATCCCGGTGCTGGTCGGCCAGAAGATCGGCGTCGGCGGGGTTCGTGGCTTCGAGAACACCATCTATCGGACGTACGCGCGGGACCTGCTCTACAACGGGCTGCGCCTCGGCCTGCTCGTGGCCCTCCTCTTCGCGGGCTTTGGCGTATTTGCCGCGGGCTATGCCTACGTCATCGCCGGCGCGGCAGGGTTCATCGCCATCCATTACTTCCTGAATCGGCTACTGTCGCTGCGCGGCCCGGTACGGATGCATGGCCGGCAGCTGCTCTGGTTCTCGCTCCCGCTGCTGTTCTCGGCGGCGGTGACGAAACTGCTCTCGCAGATCGATACGATCATGCTCGGTGCCTACCTCTCCAACGCGAGCGTCGGCATCTACGACGTCGCCTACCCGCTCGCGCTCGGTCTCGGCGTGATCTTCTCCTCGTTCGGCTTCATCTATCTCCCGCTGACCTCGCGGTTCGACGCGAGCGGACGCCGCGGCGAGCTCGATCGCGTCCACAAACTCACCGCCAAATGGACCGTGCTCGTCGGCTTCCCGGTCTTTCTGACGTTCGCCACGTTTCCGACGGATATTGTTGATGTGGTCTTCGGCGACGAATACATCGGTCAGGGCGTCGGTGCCACGCTCGCCATCCTGTCGAGCGGCTTCTTCGTCAGCGGGATGGCCGGCTACTGTCAGAACGCGCTCTCGGGACTGGGCTACACACGCTCGATCCTCGCGGTGAACGTCATCTCGGCGATCGCCAACATCGTTCTCAACGTGCTTCTGATCCCGCGCTACGGCATCGTCGGCGCGGCGGCGGCCTCGGCGCTCTCGTTCGCGACGCTCAACTGGGTCGCGTTCGCCTTCCTCTATCGCGTCGCCGGGATCTCGCCGTTCTCGCGCTACACCGTCAAGATGTACGTGTTCCTTCCCCTGCTCCTGTTCCCGCCGTCGTTCGCGCTCTCGTCGGCCGTCTCGCTAAATCTGCTGACGATCCCGGTCTTTGGCGTCGCCGCAGGGATTGCTACACTCGTGGTCTGTGCGATGACGGGCTGTTTCCAGCCTGAGGACGAAATTCCACTCGAACTCGTCGAGGATCGCCTCGGGGTTCGGATCCCGTATATTCGGCGGTACATCCCTGACGAGAACTGA
- a CDS encoding glycosyltransferase family 4 protein translates to MSESYLAISDFSGGVSETGRMAEHLGPLGEHAETTVVCLAPDESVEQLAYRQAPTTGVRALDLLSLFAVALLEGLRNEYDGVVSISLVPYGCFALAVGRVCGLPTHLAIIGVDLDVHARAGYGALAAALFRRFDAITVPGTTHRDQLERLGVPGERIEILANGVDRAIYSPADAPAEYDYIWVGRFSAEKDPLLFVHMMSELVERGKSPRAVMLGRGPLVEDVRAAIDDHDLGDRIELPGWVDEPADYYHRSRTFVLTSKRDALPLTLLEAMACGLVPVVPAVGNVRDAVTDGESGIVLDDRTADAFATALERLDDDISERLSAAAPAVSDRFSAERAAEDWAAVLRTLRAS, encoded by the coding sequence GTGTCCGAGTCGTATCTCGCCATCAGCGACTTTTCGGGTGGCGTCAGCGAGACCGGGCGGATGGCCGAACATCTCGGACCGCTCGGCGAGCATGCCGAGACGACCGTCGTCTGCCTGGCTCCCGACGAGAGCGTCGAACAGCTCGCCTACCGACAGGCACCGACGACGGGTGTGCGCGCGCTCGATCTGCTCTCGCTGTTCGCCGTTGCGCTGCTCGAAGGGCTGCGCAACGAGTACGACGGCGTCGTCTCGATCTCGCTCGTCCCCTACGGCTGCTTCGCGCTGGCGGTGGGCCGGGTCTGTGGACTGCCGACGCATCTCGCCATCATCGGCGTCGATCTCGACGTCCACGCCCGCGCCGGCTACGGTGCGCTCGCCGCGGCGCTCTTTCGCCGGTTCGATGCGATCACGGTGCCGGGCACCACGCATCGCGACCAGCTCGAACGGCTCGGCGTTCCCGGCGAGCGCATCGAGATCCTGGCCAACGGCGTCGATCGCGCGATCTACAGCCCGGCCGACGCTCCCGCCGAGTACGACTACATCTGGGTGGGACGGTTTTCGGCCGAAAAGGATCCGCTGCTGTTCGTGCACATGATGTCCGAACTCGTCGAGCGCGGCAAATCACCGCGAGCAGTGATGCTCGGACGCGGCCCGCTCGTCGAGGACGTCCGCGCGGCGATCGACGACCATGATCTCGGCGACCGGATCGAGCTTCCCGGATGGGTCGACGAGCCGGCTGACTACTACCACCGTTCGCGGACGTTCGTGTTGACCTCGAAACGGGATGCACTGCCGCTGACGTTGCTCGAAGCGATGGCGTGCGGACTTGTCCCTGTCGTTCCCGCGGTCGGCAACGTTCGCGACGCCGTGACCGACGGCGAGAGTGGGATCGTCCTCGACGACCGGACGGCCGACGCGTTCGCGACCGCGCTCGAACGGCTCGACGACGACATCTCCGAACGGCTGTCGGCGGCCGCGCCGGCCGTCAGTGATCGGTTTTCGGCCGAACGCGCCGCCGAGGACTGGGCGGCAGTGTTGCGAACGCTGCGGGCGTCGTGA
- a CDS encoding DUF354 domain-containing protein, with protein MSGHGARADQTAATRTRPIRAWIDLVSPSHPFFFAALAEGLDDVAVATTVREKTETVSLAREVGFTHRVVGRDFDNALVRKVGIPLRTAQLALEAPDGDVSLSSRNAMCVLASKLRGIPSIHFTDNDITAHIDGLWVEELYNRFEAAATHNVVPSAFATHELTRWGADESAIHTYDGYKEDVYVANFDPDPEFPERLPFASGEYIVVRPEALTAAYVDADSIVPELLAAADERDIGVVYLPRGRGDEVHAHDYADDDVFVPDGAVNGLQLAWHARCVLTGSGTMSREAACMEKPAVSFFPNTLLSVDQELVADGRIFHSRDADAIIDHITGLDESDVAPDRDRARAVRDELVALTNELLRSCCGER; from the coding sequence ATGAGCGGTCACGGGGCGCGCGCCGACCAGACAGCAGCCACGCGAACGCGGCCGATTCGGGCGTGGATCGATCTCGTGAGCCCCTCACATCCGTTCTTCTTCGCGGCGCTCGCGGAGGGACTCGACGACGTAGCGGTGGCGACGACGGTGCGCGAGAAGACCGAGACCGTCTCGCTCGCCCGCGAGGTCGGCTTCACCCATCGCGTCGTGGGTCGCGATTTCGACAACGCGCTGGTGCGGAAGGTCGGCATCCCGCTGCGGACGGCCCAGCTGGCCCTCGAAGCACCCGATGGCGACGTCTCGCTCTCCTCGCGCAACGCGATGTGCGTGCTCGCTTCGAAGCTCCGGGGCATCCCTTCGATCCATTTCACCGACAACGACATCACCGCCCACATCGACGGACTCTGGGTCGAGGAGCTCTACAACCGCTTCGAGGCCGCCGCGACGCACAATGTCGTTCCGTCGGCGTTCGCGACCCACGAGCTGACGCGCTGGGGGGCCGACGAGAGCGCGATCCACACCTACGACGGCTACAAGGAGGACGTCTATGTCGCGAACTTCGATCCGGACCCGGAGTTCCCGGAGCGGCTGCCGTTCGCGAGCGGCGAGTATATCGTCGTCCGCCCGGAGGCGCTGACGGCGGCGTACGTCGATGCCGATTCGATCGTCCCTGAACTGCTCGCGGCAGCCGACGAGCGCGACATCGGTGTCGTCTACCTCCCGCGCGGGCGTGGCGACGAGGTTCACGCACACGACTACGCCGACGACGACGTGTTCGTCCCCGACGGAGCGGTCAACGGACTCCAGCTGGCGTGGCACGCCCGCTGTGTGCTCACGGGCTCGGGCACGATGTCGCGCGAGGCCGCCTGTATGGAGAAACCCGCCGTCTCCTTCTTCCCGAACACGCTGCTGTCGGTCGATCAGGAGCTCGTCGCCGACGGGCGCATCTTCCACTCGCGGGATGCGGACGCGATCATCGACCACATCACCGGGCTCGACGAGAGCGACGTCGCCCCCGATCGCGACCGGGCGCGTGCGGTGCGCGACGAGCTCGTCGCACTGACGAACGAACTGCTGCGGTCGTGCTGTGGGGAACGATGA
- a CDS encoding WD40/YVTN/BNR-like repeat-containing protein yields MKLGGVRDGTVYGTHGLDVGTWSADDGFLTLGSLPNPESGGEKLRFDAMNRRAPKRLLRPLTGLYTTANVWPLGDGQLLATVSRWLFRSADGGRSWTVVHELPDSSGPMGVLPTALCEHHGRVYLAEYPLGGEPARVLVSDDGGRMWEPLVEQTDVRHFHGLFADPYGDRLWATTGDTDTESAIGVLSEEGFEPVGSGSQRWRAVSLAFTPAAILWGVDSSYTDRSAILRLPRERIDDSDPELETLATTACPVYYAETVDRPDEHWLVVSTTSTGRIDSTAPAGVERNTCDGVARVLTASSASEYEDWYELYATERRDAVGEHVDAVPSSNGYLFLATDPERGLLINPYNTTDDNGDIVTIPPAAFDERAFRRYTDTCADGDGNDGIDRAADTDGTARTRR; encoded by the coding sequence ATGAAACTCGGCGGGGTCCGCGACGGAACGGTGTACGGCACGCACGGACTCGACGTTGGAACGTGGAGCGCCGACGACGGATTTCTGACGCTCGGCTCGCTACCGAACCCCGAGTCGGGTGGCGAGAAACTCCGCTTCGACGCGATGAACCGGCGCGCTCCAAAACGCCTGCTCCGGCCGCTGACGGGGCTGTACACGACGGCGAACGTCTGGCCGCTCGGCGATGGCCAGCTGCTCGCGACGGTCTCGCGGTGGCTGTTTCGTTCCGCCGACGGCGGGCGGTCATGGACGGTCGTGCACGAACTCCCGGACTCCTCGGGGCCGATGGGCGTTCTCCCGACGGCGCTCTGCGAGCACCATGGACGGGTGTATCTCGCCGAGTACCCGCTCGGCGGCGAGCCGGCGCGCGTGCTCGTGAGCGACGACGGCGGGCGAATGTGGGAACCGCTCGTCGAGCAAACGGACGTCCGGCATTTCCACGGGCTGTTCGCCGATCCCTATGGCGACCGGCTCTGGGCGACGACCGGCGACACCGATACCGAGAGCGCGATCGGCGTGCTCTCGGAAGAGGGGTTCGAGCCGGTCGGCAGCGGCAGCCAGCGTTGGCGTGCCGTCAGTCTCGCCTTCACGCCGGCGGCGATCCTCTGGGGCGTGGATAGTTCGTACACCGATCGGTCGGCGATCCTCCGCCTGCCGCGCGAGCGCATCGACGATTCCGATCCCGAACTGGAGACGCTCGCGACGACCGCCTGCCCGGTGTACTACGCCGAGACGGTCGATCGGCCGGACGAACACTGGCTCGTGGTCTCGACGACATCGACGGGTCGGATCGACAGCACCGCCCCCGCGGGAGTCGAACGGAACACCTGTGACGGCGTCGCCAGGGTGCTCACAGCCTCCTCGGCGTCGGAGTACGAGGACTGGTACGAACTCTACGCGACCGAGCGCCGCGACGCGGTCGGCGAACACGTCGATGCGGTCCCGTCGTCGAACGGCTATCTGTTTCTGGCGACCGACCCCGAGCGCGGCTTGCTGATCAACCCCTACAACACGACCGACGACAACGGCGATATCGTCACCATCCCGCCCGCCGCGTTCGACGAGCGGGCGTTCCGGCGGTACACCGACACGTGCGCGGACGGTGACGGGAACGACGGTATCGACCGGGCAGCCGATACCGATGGAACTGCGAGGACACGCCGATGA